A segment of the Panicum hallii strain FIL2 chromosome 1, PHallii_v3.1, whole genome shotgun sequence genome:
TTTAGCGAAACGGAAACCTTTTCTGGTTACAGGCACAGAGCCCACTATATTGTATTGTTCTAATAACTCCGGAATAGGAAAATGACGAATATGCTTTCCTTTTATTTTTCTCTCTTTTGGAATTGATATGAAATGATGGCTTCACAATATAAAAAATTATAACTATATACTATCACTTCCAAAATAAATATTATCAGAAATATAGTCATGAAGATATGAGCAAAGATGATCCATTTGAAAAAAAGGAGGGCTGACCCAACTAgaaaaaggagagggaaagaaTCCAGTGGAGGAATGGGATAAATTTCCGAACAAAAATAGAAGgaacaaaatttgaattaataATACAACATAAATGCATGGTCTAGTGCCCCCATGGATTCTTGAAAATGACTCTAAGCCCCTTCGGAAGAGCTCCAAAAATGGCTCTGAAACCGGCTCCGGCTGAAGGCCAAGGATTAGTTTTGGAATGGCTCCACACACGAAGGTGTTGGTGAATCCCAAAACAACTTCCACTGCAATGCTGGAGCCATAAAATATGGCTCCAACAGGCTCCACCTCTTCACTCCATTCATGAAAAGCTGGATGAAACTGTTTTACCAAATATTTTCAAAACAGTTTCAGCTTCACAAGAGAAATCATTAAAAAGGCGGTCGGAGCCGAGCCGGAGTTGTTTTTTTAGGAGCCGTAGCATCGGCGAGTCTAGAGCAATATTCTCCACCCACTCGTGGTTGACTATGATGTGCTCACGATCAGCCTCCACCACCTTTCCTTAAAACAAAACGAATCGACATCATTCTGCCAACCGTAAATGCTACGAATGTGCTCTTTGAGAGGCTCAACCCATCAATTTTCAAACTCTACTCCTCTTAGAAAACAAATATATATCTttttcaaaaagaaaacaaaGATATATCTAAGAATATCGGTATATCTAATCAACATTGGTAAATCGGTCCAGCGGTGTAGGCAGCACACGTCGGCCCAAACCCGGTGGCCCCCGCCGTCGATACGAAATCAATCACGGGGCTAAACGTGCCTGCGCGGGCCCCACCCCCGCATAAACCCGCCGCTTAGCctcaagaactaaaagcttccTTCCTCTGCAACCCACCACCACCCATccgcctcctccccctcttctcTTCGCCTTaaccctccctctcctcctccaccaccgcttCATCCCCTCCCCCCTAGGCGGCCGACGCCCCCATGCCCGCCGGCGCCCGGCCCGACAAGCCCGAGCCGGACCGCGAGGCCTAGCGGTGTTTTTTCTTTCGGCTAGCCGGCCCGCGAGGGAAGCGATGGCGAAGCCGACCCCGGTGGCctcggcggaggaggcggcggcgctgcgtcGCCGGCTGAGGCGGCTGGTGGCTGCGGTGGCGGCCGGTAGTGCCGACGCGGAGGCCTTCGACGAGGCGGCCGAGGCGCTCGCCAAGCTCAGGGACGCCGAGCTCGGTCCCCGCAAGGACCGCGCTGTTGCCGGCTGCGGCGGGGTGAACAAGGGCGGCACGGAGGCCGCCGCGGTCCCGGAGCAGTTCCTGTGCCCCATCTCGTCGGAGATCATGAGGGATCCCGTCGTCCTCGCCTCCGGCCAGGTACTTGCttgctacctcgcgttcccgcgGCTCGGGTTGGGTTGGATTGGATTGGATTAGTTTCGACGGCCGTTACTTGTCAAAATCGTGTTCGGTGTCTCCGATTCGGGGGTTCTATTATACTAGGTTTAAATCGTCGTTCCTCAACCCGTGGTAACTGCGACGGGGAAGCAAGCAAAGTGTCCAGCCTTAATTAATACATTTCTTTAAACAAAATTGAAGTGCGATTTTACTGGGATTTTTTGCCCGAAGTGATTGAGTAGATGGATTTCAAATTGCCTTTTAGCGCTAATGGTTTTTTTTCTGAATTCACCTTCCCCACGTAGCTACTGTTGATTGCTCCACCGCTGTCCTGATCCTACTCGGTGCTGCCGCGACGTCTGAACCTCCAAACACAGCTAAAATTAAATTCATGGTGTGCCAGAAGCTTCTGATGATACAGCCACCTGTCGCTTTCCTGGTTCCGACAGTTTTGTTGCTATCCCTTTATTTCTTTCTGGACTTCAATTTTTTTCTCCCTCTGCTACTTTTTGCTCGTGGTTCGACGCTCTTCCGAGATGTGATTGCGGTTGCTAAGCAGTGCTTTCAAAAATTTCCGTCTACCAGTATCTTTTTTGGACTGTTGCATTTGTTACAGTCAGATTTTCTTTttttgtcgtatgattattctGAGAAGGCGAGGATTAGAACTTTCCCTTTCGACGCACATGTTACTTTTGTCGTTCTATTAACTGGTGGACATTATTCAGGCATGGGCTAAAATAGACTATTTTTACTGGGCGGTAGATTATTCTACTTTTCTGTGCTGCTCTTAATTTCTTTACCTCCTGTTCAGATCAGGACTAGTTACAATTGCCGATAGAATAAGTGCTCCATTCCTGTTACTTGTATTGTCTTTGTACCATCCTGTTGTACTTTCTCCATTGCAAGTGCGTAGAAATGAACCCACATGGCGTTTCATCCTCTTTGCTACGCAACAGCGTGCACTTCCGCTCCTTTTCCAGAGATGACATTGCGCACTGCAAGACGAGACCCGGTTTTCATGGCTTGGATTTGGAGTCAGAAGGATTTATTTCCTATAGGAAAATTAAGTGTGCTATCATTTTGACCCTCTGACGTCCCCCATGCTAGGACACTGTGAGTTATTGCCATGTTCACTTGCCGTTCCTCTGCTCTTCTTCGCATGGGCATATCATAAAAAGATTCAGCTTTTATGGTGAGGGATTTTGTTTGCATCATTCTGTCGGTGTGATGGGAGTACTGTGACAATTGGATGATACCTTTCAGCTATTTTTGGTCAGCTATTGATGCCGTGGTACTGGTCCTTGTTTGATGAGACTTTCATGTCCAGCACAAACTTTGTACCTTGGTTGAATTCTTTCCGGGTTGTTCTTGGTTCTTGTTTCCATTGCTTGATTACTTCCGGGATTGTTCTTGGTTCTTGTTTTAACTGCTTCAAACGCTCAAGTGAAAGTTACACCATCCTTGTAAGTTTTAACCATCAAAGTTATGTAAGGTAGTTAATCAACGGCTTGCTGTATGTATTATGTTGAATTCGCAAAGAAACTATGCTTTTACACAATAGATAAATTATGTTGAATCAAAGAAAGTTTGCAATTTTATGTTGTTTCCATAATGGATTAAGAGTGTTAACAGGGCTGCTTCTTTACCCAGGTTACTTTTAAACATTGACTTTTGATTTTGGATAATAGGGTTTTTACTGCAATTGCATGTCCCTTTCAAGATATGCTGTATCCCATTCCCATACTAGCTCTGCTATATTGACTTGGTCCTACCTTTGTCGGCGTGTCTTATTCAGAATTTATTCCTTTGCTCAGGAGAAGGAAAAGGTGTGCATATTAAGTTTTTCTTATAATTGGGTATGCTACTGATCCTCAGGAGAGATAGGTCAATTTAGACTCTTAACAAAATTCTTGGCATACCAGCTTCATTTTCCTGGCTGATGTCTCATATTAGGCAGCGTGCATTAATGATTAATGTGATTTAACAAAATTCTTTTTATGTTAACTCCTACGCCGTGTGGTCCCAATTTTGCCATTGTGTACTGATGCATTCATATCCTTCTTTTGGCATTTCATATTTTCATGATGCAAGCTTGAGATAACTCTTCCACACCTTGTGCAGACATATGATCGCCGCTTCATTCAAGAATGGTTAAGTGCTGGAAACCGAACATGTCCACAGACCCAGCAAGTCCTTTCAAATACAATTCTCATCCCAAACCACCTTGTGAGAAGCATGATCTTACAGTGGTGCACGGATAATGGGATCACTCTGCCACCAGTTGAGAACCAAGAAGAAGATCTGGTCACAAACAATGAGCGGAAGACATTTAGTAAAATATTTGAGAGGATTGCATCATCGTCAAACCTATCTGAGCAGAGGGAAGCTATTAAAGATCTCAGGCTGCTGACTAAGTGCAACAGTTCACTAAGAGCAGCCATTGGAGAGAAACCAGATTCAATCTCACAGATGATTTCCACTGTATCCAACCCAGAGCTAGAAAACAATGCAGAGGTTCTGGAGGATATGGTGACAACTGTTCTTAATCTTTCAATTCATGAGAGCAACAAGAAAATCATTGGAGATGACTCAATGGCAATCCCCTTCCTCATAAGGGCCTTACAGTCAGGAACCATGGAGGCCCGCAGCAATGCTGCAGCTGCCATCTTCAGTTTGTCTGCTCTTAACAGCAACAAGGCGAAGATTGGTGAACTAGGCGCGATGAGACCTCTGGTGGATCTCCTCGAACACGGCAGCATGATAGCGAAGAAAGATGCAGCGTCAGCTATCTTCAACCTCTGTATGCTGCATGAGAACAAATCAAGGGCCACCAAGAGCGGGGTCATCGATGTGACCCTGAAGGCCATTGTTGACGACTCACTTGTGGACGAGTCCCTGGCCATCCTTGCCCTGCTGTCGGGCGACCACGAGACGGTGGAGGAGATCGGTGAGACCGGTGGCGTGGCCTCCATGCTCCGCGTCATAAAGGAGGACCAGTGCAAGCGCAACAAGGAGAACGCCGCGGCGGTGCTGTTCGCGGTCTGCATGTACGACCGCACCAAGCTGCGGGAGGTCGCGGAGGATGAGAACCTGAACGGGTCCCTGGCCTGGCTCGCGCAGAATGGCACCTCGAGGGCACGGCGGAAGGCCGCCGGGATCCTCGACAAGATGAAAAGGGCCGTGCACCACACCCACTACTCTTGCTAGTGCCCTGCTCGCGCTGCTCGCCATGGTTGTGTAGTTATGGGAATAAGGGGGTGCTGGTTGCTTCGCTGTATATATAAATTCGGCTGCATATATAGCTACTCTTGGTCTTTGGTTTGGTACATATGAGGTTACAGTTTCGGTCTTGTAGAGTAAAATGGTGGTTTTCCTCTGAAAGCGTTCATGCTCTTCTCATCACCTGAAATTCGCAGTTCACATCATGTATCTGCAGGTCTGAACCTGACGCATCGCATGAATCTTTTGTCACGGAGGACGGGCGTCGTCTGAGATCATGATTTGCGGCACCTTTGGGTTGTTGAGACGTATGGTTCACGCGTTGTCGAATCAGATACCTAATCTGCTAACTTGTATAGTGGAGTATGTTGGGAGTCCCTTTCAGGTCAGCCGGCGAGACCTTTCTCCGTTTGCCACCGGCATTCATGAGCCTATGGGAGAGAACCGCAGCGTGGGGTGTCTGGAGTTCGGCTGGAGAATGCCAGATGCTGAGGTCCAGTCAAGACGTTACACTGCCAACTGCGCTTTGCCGTGTCGTTGTCGCTCGCTTGCTGATGCCCAGCGACTGCATTTTGAGTGGCGAACCCGAAGCGGTCACGGAATCTTTTTGTTGCTCACGGGACCGAAAGTTCCTTGCCACTGTAGCCGTGATTGTTCTGCAGTGATCAGGTTGGCTGGAAGTTCCATGTGTTGACGCAGGCCGTGCGATCTGTAGCAATCCCGTACCctgttttcttttttccttgCGGTAACAGCAATCCCATGCTCCAGACGGCAGAGTAGAAGCAGCAGGGGGTCTGGAGCATACGGGTAGAATAGACCGATGGGCGGGGCAGAGTGGAAGTAGGGTCGGAAGGAGATGAACGGACCAGACAGGAGAGAAGCATGGCAAAAACTTGTTCGAGAAGTACGCACACAATTGTTTCAGGAATCAGGAGAGCAAATAACACGTTTGGCGCGGGAAGATTTGTGGGCCATGTGCTGCT
Coding sequences within it:
- the LOC112889891 gene encoding U-box domain-containing protein 9 isoform X1, with amino-acid sequence MAKPTPVASAEEAAALRRRLRRLVAAVAAGSADAEAFDEAAEALAKLRDAELGPRKDRAVAGCGGVNKGGTEAAAVPEQFLCPISSEIMRDPVVLASGQEKEKVCILSFSYNWTYDRRFIQEWLSAGNRTCPQTQQVLSNTILIPNHLVRSMILQWCTDNGITLPPVENQEEDLVTNNERKTFSKIFERIASSSNLSEQREAIKDLRLLTKCNSSLRAAIGEKPDSISQMISTVSNPELENNAEVLEDMVTTVLNLSIHESNKKIIGDDSMAIPFLIRALQSGTMEARSNAAAAIFSLSALNSNKAKIGELGAMRPLVDLLEHGSMIAKKDAASAIFNLCMLHENKSRATKSGVIDVTLKAIVDDSLVDESLAILALLSGDHETVEEIGETGGVASMLRVIKEDQCKRNKENAAAVLFAVCMYDRTKLREVAEDENLNGSLAWLAQNGTSRARRKAAGILDKMKRAVHHTHYSC
- the LOC112889891 gene encoding U-box domain-containing protein 9 isoform X3 is translated as MAKPTPVASAEEAAALRRRLRRLVAAVAAGSADAEAFDEAAEALAKLRDAELGPRKDRAVAGCGGVNKGGTEAAAVPEQFLCPISSEIMRDPVVLASGQTYDRRFIQEWLSAGNRTCPQTQQVLSNTILIPNHLVRSMILQWCTDNGITLPPVENQEEDLVTNNERKTFSKIFERIASSSNLSEQREAIKDLRLLTKCNSSLRAAIGEKPDSISQMISTVSNPELENNAEVLEDMVTTVLNLSIHESNKKIIGDDSMAIPFLIRALQSGTMEARSNAAAAIFSLSALNSNKAKIGELGAMRPLVDLLEHGSMIAKKDAASAIFNLCMLHENKSRATKSGVIDVTLKAIVDDSLVDESLAILALLSGDHETVEEIGETGGVASMLRVIKEDQCKRNKENAAAVLFAVCMYDRTKLREVAEDENLNGSLAWLAQNGTSRARRKAAGILDKMKRAVHHTHYSC
- the LOC112889891 gene encoding U-box domain-containing protein 9 isoform X2; translated protein: MAKPTPVASAEEAAALRRRLRRLVAAVAAGSADAEAFDEAAEALAKLRDAELGPRKDRAVAGCGGVNKGGTEAAAVPEQFLCPISSEIMRDPVVLASGQEKEKTYDRRFIQEWLSAGNRTCPQTQQVLSNTILIPNHLVRSMILQWCTDNGITLPPVENQEEDLVTNNERKTFSKIFERIASSSNLSEQREAIKDLRLLTKCNSSLRAAIGEKPDSISQMISTVSNPELENNAEVLEDMVTTVLNLSIHESNKKIIGDDSMAIPFLIRALQSGTMEARSNAAAAIFSLSALNSNKAKIGELGAMRPLVDLLEHGSMIAKKDAASAIFNLCMLHENKSRATKSGVIDVTLKAIVDDSLVDESLAILALLSGDHETVEEIGETGGVASMLRVIKEDQCKRNKENAAAVLFAVCMYDRTKLREVAEDENLNGSLAWLAQNGTSRARRKAAGILDKMKRAVHHTHYSC
- the LOC112889891 gene encoding U-box domain-containing protein 9 isoform X4; its protein translation is MPWYWSLFDETFMSSTNFVPWLNSFRVVLGSCFHCLITSGIVLGSCFNCFKRSSESYTILTYDRRFIQEWLSAGNRTCPQTQQVLSNTILIPNHLVRSMILQWCTDNGITLPPVENQEEDLVTNNERKTFSKIFERIASSSNLSEQREAIKDLRLLTKCNSSLRAAIGEKPDSISQMISTVSNPELENNAEVLEDMVTTVLNLSIHESNKKIIGDDSMAIPFLIRALQSGTMEARSNAAAAIFSLSALNSNKAKIGELGAMRPLVDLLEHGSMIAKKDAASAIFNLCMLHENKSRATKSGVIDVTLKAIVDDSLVDESLAILALLSGDHETVEEIGETGGVASMLRVIKEDQCKRNKENAAAVLFAVCMYDRTKLREVAEDENLNGSLAWLAQNGTSRARRKAAGILDKMKRAVHHTHYSC